CGTTCGGCCGCCAGCCGTTGCCTGCGGGCCGCTCGATCGGGGTCAGGCCGATGACGTCGCGATAGAACGCCGTCAGCTCGTCGAGCCGATCGAGCGGCGTGGTGACCTGGGCGTGATGGATGTCGCGGACGGTCACGTCAGACGTCCTTGTTGGCACCGATCTCCGCGATCTTCTTGCCGGCCTCGTGGTAGAAGTCGAGGTTCTCGCCGCAGTCGCCCCACCAGCCGTGGACGGCGTCGGCGGTCATGGTGCCGGCGTCGATGTACGCGTTGTTGACGTCGGTGATCTCGAGCTCGCCCCGGCCGGACGGCTTGAGCGTCTTGACGATGTCGAACACGTGGCCGTCGTAGAAGTAGACGCCGATGACGGCCTTGTTGCTCTTGGGGTTGTCGGGCTTTTCGATGATGCCTTTGACGGTCTCGCCGTCCATCTCGGCGACGCCGTAGGCCTTGGGATTGTCGACCTCGGCGAGCAGGATCTTCGCCCCGCGGCCGTCGTTGCCAGCGAGCTGCTGACGGAAGTTATCGGCCTGCTGCTTGATGCTGTATTCGAGGACGTTGTCGCCCAGGATCAGCATGATCGGCTCGCCGTCGACATACCGCTCACAGAGCCCCAGCGCCGCGGCGATGCCGGTGGCGTCGGGCTGGTATGTGTAGGTCAGGTGCTTGAGCCCGAACTCGTGCCCGTTGCCGAGGAGTCGGATGTAGTCGCCGGCGTTGTTGCCGCCACAGACGAGCATGACCTCCTCGATGCCGGCCTTGGCCATGCATTCGAGGGGGTAGTAGATCATCGGCTTCTTGTAGACCGGCAGCAGGTGCTTGTTCGTGA
The nucleotide sequence above comes from Planctomycetota bacterium. Encoded proteins:
- a CDS encoding sugar phosphate nucleotidyltransferase → MKGVILAGGTGSRLFPLTTVTNKHLLPVYKKPMIYYPLECMAKAGIEEVMLVCGGNNAGDYIRLLGNGHEFGLKHLTYTYQPDATGIAAALGLCERYVDGEPIMLILGDNVLEYSIKQQADNFRQQLAGNDGRGAKILLAEVDNPKAYGVAEMDGETVKGIIEKPDNPKSNKAVIGVYFYDGHVFDIVKTLKPSGRGELEITDVNNAYIDAGTMTADAVHGWWGDCGENLDFYHEAGKKIAEIGANKDV